The following coding sequences lie in one Arthrobacter sp. SLBN-122 genomic window:
- a CDS encoding SDR family oxidoreductase: MPTGTPLSGATVLITGGGSGLGRRLALGAARRGSRVVIWDLDAGRGAAVRDEIRAAGGSAESQIVDVSDREAVKAAAAVAGPVDILVNNAGVVSGRPLLEATDEAIERTMNVNVMALYWVTRAFLGGMANRRRGTVVTVASAAGLVGVARQTDYSASKFAAFGFNESLRAELRAGRTGVNTLVVCPYYIDTGMFDGVQTRWPLLLPILQEEQVATRVLDAIEAGRRKLVLPPIVNLLPALRILPVTVFDGLMDVLGVNRTMDHFTGRDAGRAGGN, translated from the coding sequence ATGCCCACAGGAACCCCGCTTTCCGGCGCCACAGTGTTGATCACGGGAGGCGGCAGCGGGCTGGGCCGCCGGCTGGCGCTCGGAGCGGCCCGGCGCGGCAGCCGGGTGGTCATCTGGGATCTGGATGCTGGACGGGGCGCAGCGGTGCGCGATGAGATCCGGGCCGCCGGCGGCTCTGCCGAATCCCAGATCGTGGACGTCTCGGACCGTGAGGCGGTGAAGGCTGCCGCGGCTGTTGCCGGACCGGTGGATATCCTGGTCAACAACGCCGGCGTGGTCAGCGGCCGGCCACTCCTTGAGGCCACGGATGAAGCCATCGAACGGACCATGAACGTCAATGTCATGGCCCTTTACTGGGTTACCCGCGCCTTCCTCGGCGGAATGGCCAACCGCCGGCGGGGAACGGTGGTCACCGTTGCCAGTGCTGCCGGCCTGGTGGGTGTTGCCCGCCAGACCGACTATTCCGCCAGCAAGTTCGCCGCCTTCGGCTTCAACGAATCACTCCGTGCCGAGCTTCGCGCCGGAAGAACCGGTGTCAATACGCTGGTGGTCTGCCCTTACTACATCGACACCGGGATGTTCGATGGCGTCCAGACCCGCTGGCCACTGCTCCTCCCCATTCTCCAGGAAGAGCAGGTGGCAACCAGGGTCCTTGACGCCATCGAAGCCGGGCGCCGGAAACTTGTCCTGCCGCCCATTGTGAACCTGTTGCCTGCCCTGCGGATTCTTCCGGTCACCGTCTTTGACGGGCTCATGGACGTGCTGGGAGTCAACCGGACCATGGACCACTTCACCGGACGGGATGCGGGGCGGGCAGGAGGGAATTAG